A single window of Granulibacter bethesdensis DNA harbors:
- the leuD gene encoding 3-isopropylmalate dehydratase small subunit, whose product MDKFTVLTAITAPLPVANVDTDKIIPARFLKTIKRTGLGAHLFDAMRYIDGQENPDFVLNREPYRQAQILVTHENFGCGSSREHAPWALLDFGIRCVIAPDFADIFYNNSFKNGILPIRLPRDLCDRLMDDAGNGANSRLTVDLERQVVVRPNGEEIPFEIDPFRRHLLLNGLDDIGQTLQRREAIDRFEENRTVTQPWFPRITLPAN is encoded by the coding sequence ATGGATAAATTCACCGTCCTGACGGCCATTACCGCACCGCTGCCGGTCGCCAATGTCGATACCGACAAGATTATTCCGGCCCGCTTTCTGAAAACCATCAAGCGCACTGGCCTTGGCGCGCATCTGTTCGATGCGATGCGCTACATCGATGGTCAGGAAAACCCGGATTTCGTGCTGAATCGGGAGCCTTACCGTCAGGCGCAGATCCTGGTCACGCATGAGAATTTCGGCTGCGGCTCCTCCCGCGAGCATGCCCCATGGGCTTTGCTGGATTTCGGCATACGCTGTGTCATTGCGCCGGATTTCGCAGATATTTTCTATAATAACAGCTTCAAGAACGGCATTTTGCCGATCCGTCTGCCACGCGATCTCTGTGATCGTCTGATGGATGATGCCGGAAATGGTGCCAATTCCCGTCTGACCGTCGATCTGGAGCGTCAGGTGGTGGTGCGTCCGAACGGTGAAGAAATCCCGTTCGAGATTGATCCTTTCCGCCGTCATCTTTTGCTGAACGGTCTGGATGACATCGGTCAGACACTGCAACGCCGCGAGGCGATCGACCGGTTTGAGGAAAACCGGACCGTAACCCAGCCCTGGTTCCCCCGGATTACGCTGCCTGCCAACTGA
- the leuC gene encoding 3-isopropylmalate dehydratase large subunit translates to MKRTLFDKIWDAHVVDRLEDGTCILYIDRHLVHEVTSPQAFEGLRMAGRPVRRPDATIAVVDHNVPTSDRRAGIQEPESRLQVETLQKNVAEFGVPYFDLLDVRQGIVHVVGPEQGISLPGFTIVCGDSHTSTHGALGALAFGIGTSEVEHVLATQTLLQKPAKNMLVEVRGKMPPGTTAKDMILAIIGKIGTAGGNGHVIEYAGEAVRALDMAGRMTICNMSIEAGARAGLVAPDDVTFDWLRGRPFAPQGEDFDRAVEYWRSLASDEGAHYDRVVVLEASEIVPMVTWGTSPEDVVRIDGTVPDPDRATDEARRTQMRRMLDYMDLKPGASIADLPVDVVFIGSCTNSRIEDLRSAAAIARGRHVADGVRALVVPGSGIVRQQAEQEGLDRIFLDAGFEWREPGCSMCLGMNPDKLTPGQRCASTSNRNFEGRQGPGGRTHLLSPAMAAAAAVTGKLTDVRTLNVEETV, encoded by the coding sequence ATGAAGCGGACGCTGTTCGACAAGATCTGGGATGCCCATGTGGTGGATCGTCTCGAGGATGGCACTTGCATCCTCTATATCGACCGTCACCTTGTGCATGAAGTGACGTCGCCTCAGGCGTTTGAGGGCCTTCGTATGGCTGGCCGGCCGGTGCGTCGTCCGGATGCCACCATTGCCGTGGTCGATCATAACGTTCCCACCAGCGACCGCCGTGCCGGTATTCAGGAGCCGGAAAGCCGTCTGCAGGTTGAAACGCTGCAGAAGAACGTGGCCGAATTCGGCGTGCCCTATTTCGATCTGCTGGATGTGCGGCAGGGTATTGTCCATGTCGTGGGGCCGGAGCAGGGGATTTCACTGCCGGGCTTCACCATCGTTTGCGGTGACAGTCATACTTCTACCCATGGTGCGCTGGGTGCGCTGGCTTTCGGCATCGGTACCAGTGAGGTGGAGCATGTACTGGCCACCCAGACCCTGTTGCAAAAGCCTGCGAAGAACATGCTGGTCGAGGTGCGGGGCAAGATGCCGCCCGGCACCACGGCGAAGGACATGATTCTGGCGATCATCGGCAAGATCGGCACGGCGGGTGGCAATGGCCATGTGATCGAATATGCCGGGGAGGCGGTGCGGGCGCTGGATATGGCGGGCCGCATGACCATCTGCAACATGTCGATCGAGGCCGGTGCCCGTGCCGGTCTGGTCGCGCCTGATGACGTGACCTTTGATTGGCTGCGTGGCCGCCCCTTTGCGCCTCAGGGCGAGGATTTTGACCGTGCGGTGGAGTACTGGCGCTCCCTGGCCAGTGATGAAGGCGCGCATTACGACCGTGTCGTGGTGCTGGAAGCCTCCGAGATCGTGCCGATGGTTACATGGGGCACCAGCCCGGAAGATGTGGTGCGCATCGATGGTACTGTGCCTGACCCTGACCGTGCGACCGATGAAGCGCGCCGTACCCAGATGCGCCGCATGCTCGACTATATGGATCTGAAGCCCGGTGCGTCTATCGCTGATCTGCCGGTCGATGTCGTGTTTATCGGCAGCTGTACCAACAGCCGGATCGAAGACTTGCGTTCCGCCGCTGCCATCGCCCGTGGTCGGCATGTTGCGGACGGAGTACGCGCCCTGGTCGTCCCCGGTTCCGGCATTGTGCGGCAGCAGGCCGAGCAGGAAGGGCTGGACCGGATTTTCCTTGATGCCGGTTTCGAATGGCGGGAACCGGGTTGCTCCATGTGCCTCGGCATGAACCCGGACAAGCTGACGCCCGGCCAGCGTTGCGCCAGCACCTCCAACCGTAATTTCGAGGGGCGTCAGGGGCCCGGTGGGCGCACACATCTGCTGTCTCCCGCCATGGCCGCCGCTGCTGCCGTGACCGGCAAGCTGACCGATGTGCGCACCCTGAATGTCGAGGAAACCGTCTGA
- the rplS gene encoding 50S ribosomal protein L19, with amino-acid sequence MNIIQTFEAEQIARLVSERPVPEFVPGDTLRVLVKVVEGERTRTQAFEGVCIARSNRGVNSNFTIRKISYGEGVERVFPLYSPTIAEIQVVRRGDVRRAKLYYLRGRSGKSARIAEKARTTTTETAAAE; translated from the coding sequence ATGAACATCATCCAGACCTTCGAGGCGGAACAGATTGCCCGTCTCGTCAGCGAACGTCCCGTTCCCGAATTCGTGCCCGGCGACACGCTGCGCGTGCTCGTGAAGGTTGTCGAAGGTGAGCGTACCCGTACCCAGGCGTTTGAAGGCGTGTGCATCGCCCGTTCGAACCGCGGTGTGAACAGCAACTTCACCATCCGCAAGATCAGCTATGGCGAGGGTGTGGAACGCGTGTTCCCGCTGTATTCCCCCACCATTGCGGAAATTCAGGTGGTGCGTCGCGGCGATGTGCGTCGTGCAAAGCTGTATTACCTGCGTGGCCGCTCCGGCAAGTCCGCCCGTATCGCTGAAAAGGCGCGCACCACCACGACCGAAACCGCGGCCGCCGAGTAA
- the trmD gene encoding tRNA (guanosine(37)-N1)-methyltransferase TrmD — protein MSAVSSHHEAPPSSPWRASVLTLFPEMFPGSLGLSLAGRALRDGVWALQAEDIRAHASDRHRTVDDTPFGGGAGMVMRPDVLDAALSAVRMEGDTRPFLCMTPRGRPLTQARVRALASGSGCILLCGRYEGIDQRVLDAHAAEEVSIGDYVLSGGEPAALVLLDACIRLLPGVMGAASSAEEESFSAGLLEYPHYTRPAEWQGRRVPDVLLSGHHAEVAAWRQRQAETVTRERRPDLWTAYRLGDAASPHASYPEDNVARGGGSP, from the coding sequence ATGAGCGCAGTTTCCTCTCATCATGAGGCCCCTCCTTCCTCTCCCTGGCGTGCCAGCGTGCTGACGCTGTTTCCGGAGATGTTTCCCGGCTCTCTCGGCCTGTCTCTGGCCGGGCGGGCATTGCGGGACGGGGTGTGGGCGCTGCAGGCGGAGGATATCCGCGCCCATGCGTCAGACCGGCATCGGACGGTGGACGATACGCCTTTTGGCGGTGGTGCGGGCATGGTCATGCGGCCGGATGTGCTGGATGCCGCGCTCTCGGCGGTCAGGATGGAGGGGGATACGCGCCCCTTTCTGTGCATGACCCCGCGTGGACGCCCCCTGACGCAGGCTCGGGTGCGCGCTCTGGCCTCCGGGTCAGGCTGCATCCTGCTTTGCGGCCGTTATGAGGGGATCGACCAGCGCGTCCTCGATGCCCATGCGGCAGAGGAGGTCAGTATCGGCGACTATGTGCTGTCGGGCGGTGAGCCTGCGGCGCTGGTGCTGCTTGATGCCTGCATCCGCCTGTTGCCCGGTGTGATGGGGGCCGCCAGCAGTGCGGAGGAGGAAAGCTTCTCCGCCGGATTGCTGGAATATCCGCATTACACCAGACCCGCCGAATGGCAGGGCCGGCGCGTGCCTGATGTCTTGCTGTCCGGTCACCATGCCGAGGTTGCCGCTTGGCGGCAGCGTCAGGCGGAAACCGTGACCCGGGAACGGCGCCCGGATTTATGGACGGCTTACCGGCTGGGCGATGCCGCATCGCCACATGCCTCTTATCCTGAAGATAATGTTGCGCGCGGTGGCGGCTCGCCCTAA
- the rimM gene encoding ribosome maturation factor RimM (Essential for efficient processing of 16S rRNA) — MSRDLILLGVIGRPHGVRGLVHVVSYTADPDDLTAYGSLRDEAGRQIMLDWRADGLASITIDGVPVQDRSAAERLTNTRLFITRDALPPVEDEDDFYLVDLIGLEARLVADETLLGQVAQVHDYGAGASLEITRSGGVSLLVPFTRAAVPMVDIAAGRVLIDPPQEENAPEFGQNEREQGCDDGGEAA, encoded by the coding sequence ATGTCGCGCGATCTCATCCTGCTGGGCGTGATCGGTCGCCCCCACGGGGTGCGCGGCCTGGTGCATGTCGTCAGCTACACGGCCGATCCCGATGATCTGACCGCGTATGGCTCGCTGCGTGACGAGGCCGGCCGGCAGATCATGCTGGACTGGCGCGCGGACGGGTTGGCCAGCATCACCATTGACGGCGTGCCGGTGCAGGATCGTTCCGCGGCGGAGCGTCTGACCAATACGCGTCTTTTCATTACCCGGGACGCCTTGCCGCCGGTGGAGGACGAGGATGATTTTTACCTCGTCGATCTCATCGGTCTGGAGGCCCGTCTGGTGGCTGATGAGACGCTGTTGGGTCAAGTCGCGCAGGTGCATGATTACGGCGCGGGTGCGAGCCTGGAGATCACCCGCTCCGGCGGTGTCTCCCTGTTGGTGCCGTTCACGCGGGCCGCTGTGCCGATGGTGGATATTGCCGCCGGCCGGGTGCTGATCGACCCGCCGCAGGAAGAAAACGCTCCGGAATTCGGCCAGAATGAGCGGGAACAGGGTTGCGATGATGGGGGAGAGGCGGCATGA
- the rpsP gene encoding 30S ribosomal protein S16, translated as MGLKIRLARAGAKKRPYYHIVVADSRAPRDGRFIEKLGSYNPMLPAEHAERVRLFEDRIMHWLTEGAIATDRVARFLGKAGLTKMPTWNEQPKQSAPKKKAQERAKAAAAAAAS; from the coding sequence ATGGGCCTCAAGATTCGCCTTGCCCGTGCCGGCGCCAAGAAGCGTCCGTACTATCATATCGTCGTTGCCGACAGCCGCGCCCCGCGCGATGGCCGCTTCATCGAGAAGCTGGGCAGCTATAACCCGATGCTCCCTGCCGAGCATGCCGAGCGCGTCCGTCTGTTCGAGGACCGCATCATGCATTGGCTGACCGAGGGTGCCATTGCCACCGATCGCGTTGCCCGCTTCCTGGGCAAGGCCGGTCTGACCAAGATGCCGACCTGGAATGAGCAGCCGAAGCAGTCCGCGCCGAAAAAGAAGGCGCAGGAACGTGCGAAGGCCGCTGCGGCTGCTGCCGCTTCCTGA
- a CDS encoding addiction module antidote protein, protein MSDENFTRYDSADYLKSDEDIAAYMEAVMEESAYDPAMIAHALGVVARSRSMAQKAE, encoded by the coding sequence ATGAGTGACGAAAATTTTACCCGCTATGACAGCGCTGATTACCTGAAATCCGACGAGGATATCGCCGCCTACATGGAAGCGGTCATGGAAGAATCTGCCTACGATCCGGCCATGATTGCGCATGCGCTCGGCGTCGTGGCGCGATCCAGATCCATGGCTCAAAAGGCAGAATAG
- a CDS encoding A24 family peptidase: MGWLLLLIAPVIGSFLGVLIRRWPDGHSIVFGRSRCEHCGHPLSPAEIIPLLSFLWLRGRCRQCGSPIDPFHPMIECAALAVAVCACTARGINNSFLAGDCLLGWTLLALACIDLQHWRLPDVLTLPLILLGMGEAIWLDPAALLWPRVTGIVAAYGTLTLLGALYRLLRGREGLGAGDAKLFAAGAAWTGLAALPGILLLAALGGLIHAAIRASRGSSFSPHAAIPFGPALAAAIWIIRLLMFQDME; encoded by the coding sequence ATGGGCTGGCTGCTTTTACTGATCGCGCCCGTTATCGGCAGTTTTCTCGGTGTGCTGATCAGGCGCTGGCCTGATGGCCATAGCATTGTTTTTGGTCGCTCCCGCTGTGAACACTGCGGCCATCCTCTGTCACCTGCCGAGATAATCCCGCTGCTGAGCTTCCTCTGGCTACGTGGACGATGTCGGCAGTGTGGCAGCCCCATCGATCCCTTTCATCCGATGATCGAGTGTGCCGCCCTCGCAGTGGCGGTCTGCGCCTGCACTGCACGCGGCATCAACAATTCTTTTCTGGCAGGGGACTGTCTGCTCGGCTGGACGCTGCTGGCGTTGGCCTGCATTGATCTGCAGCACTGGCGGCTTCCGGATGTGCTGACCCTCCCGCTGATCCTCCTCGGGATGGGGGAAGCAATATGGCTTGATCCTGCCGCCCTGCTCTGGCCGCGTGTAACGGGGATCGTGGCGGCGTATGGTACCCTGACGCTACTTGGCGCGCTATATCGCCTCCTGCGCGGGCGGGAGGGGTTGGGGGCCGGAGATGCCAAACTTTTCGCCGCCGGGGCAGCATGGACCGGACTGGCCGCCCTGCCCGGTATCTTGCTGCTGGCTGCGCTTGGCGGATTGATCCATGCCGCCATCCGAGCCTCACGAGGCAGCTCATTCAGCCCACATGCCGCCATCCCCTTTGGCCCCGCTCTGGCCGCCGCTATCTGGATCATCCGCCTGTTGATGTTTCAGGACATGGAATAG
- a CDS encoding LysE family translocator encodes MDAFSAIMRFSAAAALLTVTPGLDTALVVRTGTVEGPRQAVLAGAGISAGVLSWGVITALGLGALLAASEYAYHVVQMVGAFYLAWLGVTMLRRVFAGGGSPIVFPAGQERLVAKPNWFLRGMMTNLLNPKVGVFYVSFLPQFLPPELPAVSFGALLSGIHAFMGLMFFSAVAVATVPLQRLLTHPATSRVLDGITGTVMIGFAARLMMEKRSL; translated from the coding sequence ATGGATGCATTTTCAGCCATCATGCGTTTTTCTGCTGCGGCGGCTCTGCTGACGGTAACACCGGGGCTGGATACGGCTCTGGTTGTGCGGACTGGAACTGTCGAGGGACCGCGTCAGGCTGTTCTGGCCGGTGCAGGCATCTCGGCAGGGGTGTTGAGCTGGGGAGTGATTACGGCGCTTGGACTTGGTGCGCTGCTGGCGGCGTCTGAATATGCCTATCATGTGGTGCAGATGGTCGGTGCGTTTTATCTGGCGTGGCTTGGCGTGACCATGCTGCGCCGGGTGTTTGCGGGCGGTGGGTCCCCGATCGTGTTTCCGGCGGGGCAGGAGCGTTTGGTGGCAAAACCCAACTGGTTTCTGCGCGGGATGATGACCAATCTGCTCAATCCCAAGGTCGGTGTTTTCTATGTCAGTTTTCTGCCGCAGTTTCTACCGCCAGAGCTTCCGGCTGTTTCGTTCGGAGCACTGCTATCCGGTATTCACGCCTTCATGGGGCTGATGTTTTTCTCTGCCGTAGCGGTGGCGACCGTTCCGTTGCAGCGTTTGTTGACGCATCCAGCGACATCCCGCGTGTTGGATGGCATCACCGGCACGGTGATGATCGGTTTTGCGGCACGGCTGATGATGGAAAAGCGGTCTTTGTAG
- the cas3 gene encoding CRISPR-associated helicase Cas3': MPIALPPFPWAKFAEPDCWLPLITHLGDVGECFEALLNLPLYRARLAAIIEKEPDRVTIQRLCALAFLHDIGKLSSGFQGKILTKARKGHLLEGYHVLWRKEAGLQDALGLREDLSQWGEAMRSLFLAALAHHGRPIMVVGQEPVQADWAARTGYNPTEAARAIGQACRTRYPDAFGPGPHLPHHTELQHFFAGLVALADQIGSRECDFPLDRTIRPATKAADVLRNINMDVSRLRQALNQVEPWQLFGWAEGTKLRPMQQALLELSLDIRLAALESETGSGKTEAAFLRFLRLFRAGLVDGLYFAVPTRAAAAQLHRRINHAVQAAFGGECFLALPGYMKAGTAEGWALPGYHVEWADNPDEAQKQARWAAETSRRFLAAPVAVGTVDQVMLAGLQVKWSHFRSAALARSYLVIDEVHASDSYMSAVMDRIVQNHVAHGGHALLMSATLGSATRASLLGARKKGKTDSSSIVEAPYPSLSWAEGEERRKQEIHLGIDLTEYQKTVSVNAAPLIADPHAIAGIALEAARQGARVLVIRNTVDQVIATQQAIEALDANAPTLSVNGIRCPHHSRFAAEDRLLLDHAVEQAMGKHSVSGGRIVCGSQTVEQSLDIDADFMMTDLCPIDVLLQRIGRLHRHAGRHDRPDAFRNARCVVLIPEILSPETNLLRFGLGISRDGGGVYTDLTGLESVRRMIDDGVVWTIPQDNRRLVETGTDPQTLTALAQQLGPAWTQARNAVVGGRSAQGTIGRMNLVDCTRAFDGSIDDCFPVDTNIVTRLGADRTALLFAPDTRGPFGEKVSQIFVPGHWVDASVATATGAEWIQPSSEQLVFESAGLSYSRFGLTRSYNT, encoded by the coding sequence ATGCCGATTGCGCTACCTCCTTTTCCTTGGGCCAAATTTGCGGAACCGGATTGCTGGTTACCCCTGATCACGCATCTCGGGGATGTCGGCGAGTGTTTTGAGGCCCTGCTCAATCTGCCGCTCTATCGTGCTCGCCTGGCCGCAATCATCGAAAAGGAGCCGGATCGCGTCACCATACAGCGTCTATGCGCGCTGGCTTTTTTGCACGACATTGGAAAACTTAGCAGCGGTTTTCAGGGGAAAATTCTGACAAAAGCCAGAAAAGGCCATCTGCTGGAAGGCTATCATGTGCTCTGGAGAAAAGAAGCCGGGCTGCAAGACGCGCTCGGTTTGCGGGAAGATCTCAGCCAATGGGGGGAAGCCATGCGCAGCCTGTTTCTGGCGGCACTGGCACATCATGGCAGGCCGATCATGGTCGTGGGTCAGGAGCCGGTGCAAGCAGACTGGGCAGCCCGGACAGGGTACAATCCGACCGAGGCTGCAAGGGCAATCGGGCAGGCCTGCCGTACCCGGTACCCTGATGCTTTTGGTCCCGGCCCTCACCTGCCGCATCATACAGAACTTCAGCATTTCTTTGCCGGTCTGGTGGCACTGGCTGATCAGATCGGATCGCGTGAGTGTGATTTTCCCCTTGATCGCACGATACGCCCCGCCACAAAAGCGGCAGATGTCCTGCGCAATATCAACATGGACGTGTCCCGACTGCGTCAGGCTCTGAATCAGGTTGAGCCATGGCAGCTTTTCGGCTGGGCGGAAGGGACGAAACTGCGCCCGATGCAACAGGCTTTGCTGGAGCTGTCTCTGGACATACGCCTTGCCGCCCTGGAATCCGAAACCGGCTCCGGCAAGACCGAGGCCGCGTTTCTGCGCTTCCTCCGCTTATTCAGGGCAGGATTGGTGGATGGGCTGTATTTTGCCGTACCAACCCGCGCTGCCGCAGCACAACTTCATCGACGGATCAATCATGCCGTACAGGCAGCCTTCGGTGGCGAATGCTTTCTGGCGCTACCCGGATACATGAAGGCCGGAACTGCCGAAGGCTGGGCACTTCCCGGCTATCATGTGGAATGGGCCGACAATCCGGACGAAGCACAGAAGCAGGCACGATGGGCTGCCGAAACCTCACGCCGTTTTCTGGCCGCACCAGTTGCCGTGGGTACGGTTGATCAGGTCATGCTGGCAGGCTTGCAGGTGAAATGGTCGCATTTTCGCAGCGCAGCCCTTGCCCGCAGCTATCTGGTCATCGACGAAGTGCATGCTTCGGACAGCTATATGAGCGCGGTCATGGACCGGATCGTGCAGAATCATGTAGCCCATGGCGGCCACGCATTACTGATGTCCGCAACGCTTGGCTCGGCCACACGAGCCAGCCTGCTGGGTGCCAGGAAAAAGGGAAAAACGGATTCATCCAGCATAGTGGAGGCGCCTTATCCATCCCTGAGCTGGGCAGAAGGAGAAGAAAGACGAAAACAGGAAATTCATCTTGGCATTGACCTGACAGAGTATCAAAAAACGGTTTCTGTTAACGCGGCTCCCCTGATTGCAGACCCACACGCCATTGCAGGCATAGCGCTGGAAGCGGCACGACAAGGCGCACGCGTGCTGGTGATCCGCAATACGGTCGATCAGGTGATTGCCACACAGCAGGCGATTGAGGCGCTGGATGCCAATGCTCCCACGCTATCCGTCAACGGGATACGCTGCCCCCACCACAGCCGATTTGCCGCCGAAGACCGCCTTCTGCTGGATCATGCGGTTGAGCAAGCAATGGGCAAACACTCCGTTTCCGGCGGCCGGATCGTCTGCGGCAGCCAGACAGTGGAACAAAGTCTGGATATCGATGCCGACTTTATGATGACCGATCTGTGTCCGATCGACGTATTGCTGCAACGTATCGGACGGTTGCACCGTCATGCCGGTCGTCACGACCGGCCCGATGCGTTCAGAAACGCCCGATGCGTTGTGCTGATACCGGAAATATTATCGCCAGAGACTAATTTGCTCCGCTTCGGTCTGGGGATCAGCCGCGATGGAGGGGGCGTGTACACCGACCTTACCGGGCTGGAATCGGTGCGGCGCATGATCGATGATGGAGTCGTCTGGACAATTCCACAGGACAATCGACGTTTGGTAGAAACAGGCACCGATCCGCAAACCCTTACAGCACTCGCTCAACAACTGGGTCCCGCCTGGACTCAAGCGCGTAACGCCGTTGTGGGAGGGCGCAGCGCACAGGGTACAATCGGGCGCATGAACCTGGTCGACTGTACACGCGCCTTCGATGGCAGTATTGATGACTGTTTCCCGGTTGATACGAATATTGTCACCCGCCTTGGCGCTGACCGTACCGCACTGCTTTTTGCGCCGGATACAAGGGGGCCATTCGGAGAAAAAGTGTCGCAGATCTTCGTACCCGGACATTGGGTTGACGCCAGTGTTGCAACTGCAACCGGCGCCGAATGGATACAGCCATCATCAGAACAGCTTGTGTTCGAATCTGCCGGACTGAGCTACAGCAGGTTTGGGCTGACACGGTCTTATAACACCTAA